A section of the Hirschia baltica ATCC 49814 genome encodes:
- a CDS encoding DUF3126 family protein, giving the protein MSPEESKKVEAYLQKTLNPAINLKARPKTPDSVEAYLGDEFIAVIYKDEDEGEIAYQLNMTILPEDV; this is encoded by the coding sequence ATGAGTCCGGAAGAATCCAAAAAAGTAGAAGCGTATCTTCAAAAAACGCTGAACCCGGCGATCAATCTAAAAGCGCGTCCTAAAACTCCTGATTCAGTTGAAGCCTATCTTGGTGATGAGTTTATCGCGGTTATTTATAAAGACGAAGATGAAGGCGAGATTGCTTATCAGTTGAACATGACAATCTTGCCGGAAGACGTTTAA